From a single Brassica napus cultivar Da-Ae chromosome C9, Da-Ae, whole genome shotgun sequence genomic region:
- the LOC106407359 gene encoding U-box domain-containing protein 41-like translates to MGGTKKRWFSFHQRSASATTTTVPQHKHDETPPEFICPITGFLMSDPVVVPSGQTFERLSVQVCRNLGYVPNLLDGTRPDFSTVIPNLAMKSTIFSWCDRNKVDHPRPPDSAYVENVVRARMNKDPRSRIGTQPSSPEPEILPPVAENSPSDYDAVMEAIRARSKNSVLSPSPSPTTSLESVTVGQSPYHPTRAVSMFSSSFTTSSGVYVGAESPNAISFSSSDYSSSSPMSSEEEEIFNKLRTADIFDHEQGLILLRKMTRTSEELRVSLCTDRILSFLRSLLVSRYNLVQTNAAASLVNLSLEKQNKVKIVRSGFVPLLIDVLKSGTTEAQEHVAGALFSLALEDENKMVIGVLGAVEPLLHALRSSESERARQDAALALYHLSLVPSNRTRLVRAGAVATLLSLVMSGESTSRILLVLCNLAACPDGKGAMLEGNAVAILVGKLREGGGDDSEAARENCVAVLLTLCQGNLRFRGLASEVGTEEVLKGVEESGNGRAKENAAKILQVMRGGSGGGSAFGENGEAREWNRMLEGTGLSRTQFQGGQNGGFACSSQF, encoded by the exons ATGGGTGGAACTAAGAAGAGATGGTTCTCCTTCCACCAACGATCAGCTTCCGCCACCACTACAACTGTACCGCAACACAAACACGACGAAACTCCACCTGAGTTTATCTGTCCCATAACAGGATTCCTCATGTCCGATCCTGTAGTTGTCCCATCTGGTCAAACCTTCGAGCGTCTCTCCGTTCAAGTCTGTCGTAACTTAGGATACGTACCGAATCTTCTCGACGGAACCCGACCCGATTTCTCCACCGTCATCCCCAACCTCGCCATGAAGTCCACCATTTTCAGCTGGTGCGACAGGAATAAAGTCGACCATCCTCGTCCTCCTGACTCTGCCTACGTTGAAAACGTGGTTCGTGCCCGCATGAATAAAGATCCGCGGAGCCGGATTGGGACACAGCCAA GTTCCCCCGAGCCTGAGATTCTCCCTCCCGTGGCTGAGAATTCACCTTCTGATTACGATGCTGTAATGGAGGCGATACGAGCACGTTCCAAGAACTCAGTGTTGTCGCCGTCTCCGTCGCCGACAACATCACTTGAGTCTGTTACGGTCGGGCAGAGTCCATACCACCCGACACGAGCCGTTAGTATGTTCTCTTCTTCCTTCACTACTTCATCAGGAGTTTACGTCGGAGCTGAAAGTCCGAATGCtatctctttctcttcctccgactactcttcttcttccccgATGTCgtcggaagaagaagagatcttCAATAAGCTAAGAACCGCCGACATTTTCGACCACGAGCAAGGTCTGATCCTGCTTAGGAAGATGACAAGAACAAGCGAGGAACTTCGTGTGTCTCTCTGTACAGACCGTATCCTCTCCTTCCTCCGATCACTTCTCGTTTCACGGTACAACCTCGTTCAGACAAACGCCGCGGCTTCTCTCGTCAACCTCTCGCTCGAGAAACAGAACAAAGTGAAGATCGTACGTTCAGGCTTCGTTCCTCTCTTAATAGACGTGCTTAAATCGGGAACAACGGAGGCTCAAGAGCACGTCGCCGGAGCTTTGTTTAGTTTAGCGTTGGAGGATGAGAACAAAATGGTGATCGGAGTTCTTGGAGCGGTGGAGCCTCTCCTCCATGCTCTACGTTCTTCGGAGAGCGAAAGAGCGCGTCAAGACGCGGCTCTCGCGTTGTATCACTTATCTTTGGTTCCTAGTAACAGGACTAGGTTGGTTAGAGCGGGTGCGGTGGCGACTCTGCTTTCGTTGGTTATGTCCGGTGAGTCCACGAGTAGGATACTCTTGGTGCTTTGTAACCTCGCGGCTTGTCCTGATGGGAAAGGAGCAATGCTGGAGGGTAACGCGGTGGCGATTCTGGTGGGGAAGCTTAGAGAAGGTGGGGGAGATGATTCCGAGGCGGCGCGTGAGAATTGTGTGGCGGTTTTGTTGACGCTTTGTCAAGGGAATCTGAGGTTTAGGGGGTTGGCGAGTGAGGTGGGGACTGAGGAAGTGTTGAAGGGAGTGGAGGAGAGTGGGAACGGACGGGCGAAGGAGAATGCGGCGAAGATTTTGCAGGTGATGAGAGGAGGAAGCGGTGGAGGTAGTGCGTTTGGAGAAAATGGGGAGGCGCGTGAGTGGAACCGTATGCTTGAAGGGACTGGGTTGAGTCGAACTCAGTTTCAAGGAGGACAAAACGGTGGTTTCGCTTGTTCTTCCCAGTTCtag